A stretch of the Bacillus licheniformis DSM 13 = ATCC 14580 genome encodes the following:
- a CDS encoding DUF421 domain-containing protein, with product MEYVHLVVELTIGFAALFLMTKILGKTQFAQITPFDFISALILGEMVGNAIFDEDVTIWKILFAILIWAVLIYSIEVLSQKVQNIRGFLEGRPSIVINKGKIDYNALKKNKLDLNQLQTLAREKGCFSLHEIQYAILETDGSISVLPKHKYGMPTKDDLNIPYKPVQLPVPVILDGQLEKNNLHEAGFDELWLQNQLSSQGITQYQEVLYAEWRGDEGQLYITTY from the coding sequence ATGGAATATGTACACTTGGTAGTCGAACTGACGATAGGGTTTGCAGCATTGTTTCTGATGACGAAAATTCTGGGAAAAACCCAATTTGCCCAAATTACGCCGTTTGATTTTATTTCGGCTTTAATATTGGGCGAGATGGTTGGAAACGCGATTTTCGATGAGGATGTCACCATCTGGAAAATCCTTTTCGCCATCCTCATTTGGGCCGTTCTAATCTATTCAATAGAAGTTTTATCGCAAAAAGTGCAAAACATCAGAGGTTTTCTCGAAGGCAGGCCGAGCATTGTCATCAATAAAGGAAAAATCGATTACAACGCCCTTAAAAAGAACAAATTGGACCTGAACCAGCTGCAGACATTGGCACGTGAAAAAGGCTGTTTTTCCTTACACGAGATCCAATACGCCATCTTGGAAACAGACGGTTCGATCAGCGTCCTCCCAAAACACAAATACGGGATGCCGACAAAAGATGACTTAAACATTCCTTACAAACCGGTTCAGCTCCCGGTGCCGGTAATCCTCGACGGCCAGCTCGAAAAGAACAATCTGCACGAAGCCGGATTTGATGAGCTTTGGCTGCAAAATCAATTATCAAGTCAGGGTATCACTCAGTATCAAGAGGTGCTGTATGCGGAATGGCGCGGTGATGAGGGGCAGCTTTACATCACAACATATTGA
- a CDS encoding inorganic phosphate transporter, producing the protein MTITILAFIIALFFAMNIGASGAAASMGIAYGAGAVRKRQAALWISGIGVFLGAMIGGGEVVKTIGSGIIPASILNVHIVVIILGSSAISLFIANIAGIPLSTSEVTVGSIVGVGVAFQAVFTDKLLVIVMYWLIIPIAAFFLAFLIGQLLKKTEAKLRWLKQQKWARLLTALVILTGFLEAFSAGMNNVANSVGPLVGAGLLSVGSGTFLGGLFVAIGAICLGSRVIETNGKKITEFSLLQGSCVSGLGASLVIGASLFGIPVPQTQITTCSIIGIGLSEKGRAIFRKSVILKLMKVWVVSPVFSLVISYSLVKIFLDFDLYSVAVVLCVFLATLGSISLMKHARQKQSDVRRNRDHVKSIVGGRGRKREPAAWRDF; encoded by the coding sequence ATGACGATTACAATTTTGGCATTCATTATCGCTTTGTTTTTTGCCATGAACATAGGAGCGAGCGGAGCAGCAGCGTCGATGGGAATAGCATATGGCGCAGGCGCCGTCAGGAAAAGGCAGGCGGCCTTGTGGATCAGCGGAATTGGCGTATTTCTGGGCGCCATGATAGGCGGAGGAGAGGTTGTGAAAACAATCGGTTCAGGCATCATTCCCGCGTCTATTCTCAATGTGCATATTGTCGTGATTATCCTTGGATCATCCGCGATTTCGCTGTTTATCGCGAACATCGCCGGGATTCCTCTTTCAACCAGCGAGGTGACGGTCGGCTCGATTGTCGGGGTCGGCGTCGCGTTTCAGGCGGTATTTACCGATAAGCTTTTGGTGATCGTCATGTATTGGCTGATCATTCCGATTGCCGCATTTTTTCTCGCTTTTTTAATTGGACAATTGCTGAAAAAGACTGAGGCGAAGCTGCGGTGGCTCAAACAGCAAAAATGGGCGCGGCTGCTTACTGCGCTGGTGATTTTAACCGGGTTTTTAGAAGCTTTTTCGGCGGGAATGAACAATGTCGCCAATTCCGTTGGACCTCTCGTTGGAGCAGGCCTCTTGTCAGTCGGCAGCGGAACGTTTCTTGGAGGGCTGTTCGTGGCTATCGGGGCCATTTGCCTTGGAAGCCGAGTCATTGAGACGAACGGAAAAAAAATCACCGAGTTTTCGCTTTTGCAAGGGTCCTGTGTTTCAGGGCTCGGTGCGTCCCTGGTCATCGGCGCTTCGCTATTCGGCATTCCCGTGCCGCAAACTCAGATTACGACTTGCAGCATCATCGGGATCGGCCTTTCTGAAAAGGGAAGGGCAATTTTTCGTAAAAGCGTCATTTTGAAGTTAATGAAAGTATGGGTTGTGTCACCGGTTTTTTCACTTGTCATTTCCTACAGTCTCGTGAAAATCTTTCTCGATTTTGATTTATATTCAGTGGCAGTTGTTTTATGTGTTTTTCTTGCCACTTTAGGATCTATAAGCCTTATGAAACATGCCAGGCAGAAACAATCAGATGTCCGAAGAAATAGGGATCATGTGAAATCAATCGTTGGAGGGAGGGGACGTAAAAGAGAACCTGCCGCATGGAGGGACTTTTAG
- a CDS encoding phosphoadenylyl-sulfate reductase: MNDVLTYSTWDEKASEEVMDTFSGEMDVLKWAYSTYQKIVYACSFGAEGIVLIDLISKVVKEADIVFLDTGLHFPETYELINEVKDRYPGLSIHFLKPGLSLEEQEKRYGSELWKRQPDQCCRLRKIEPLREHLSGMEAWITGLRREQSETRKHVRYINKDDNFKLIKICPLIHWTWEDVWTYIKLNQLTYHKLHDQDYPSIGCEVCTLPVTDSGNLRAGRWAHQEKTECGLHQFR; the protein is encoded by the coding sequence ATGAACGATGTTTTAACGTATAGCACATGGGATGAAAAAGCTTCTGAAGAGGTGATGGATACTTTCAGCGGCGAGATGGACGTTTTGAAATGGGCGTACAGCACGTATCAAAAAATCGTTTACGCCTGCAGCTTCGGCGCGGAAGGAATCGTTTTGATCGACTTGATTTCAAAGGTTGTGAAAGAAGCGGACATCGTGTTTTTAGATACAGGACTGCATTTTCCGGAAACATATGAGCTGATCAATGAAGTGAAAGATCGCTATCCCGGTCTGTCGATCCACTTTTTAAAACCCGGCCTCTCACTTGAAGAGCAGGAAAAACGCTATGGCAGCGAACTTTGGAAGCGCCAGCCGGACCAGTGCTGCCGCCTTCGCAAAATCGAGCCGCTCAGGGAGCATCTGTCAGGCATGGAAGCCTGGATTACCGGGCTGAGGCGGGAGCAGTCGGAAACACGGAAACATGTCCGATATATCAACAAGGACGACAATTTTAAACTGATTAAAATCTGCCCCCTTATTCACTGGACATGGGAGGATGTCTGGACTTACATTAAGCTGAATCAGCTGACGTATCACAAGCTTCATGATCAAGATTATCCGAGCATCGGCTGTGAGGTGTGTACGCTTCCCGTGACAGACAGCGGCAATTTAAGAGCGGGAAGGTGGGCCCACCAGGAAAAAACAGAATGCGGGCTGCATCAATTCCGGTAG
- a CDS encoding phosphosulfolactate synthase: MISSELILPDRQLKPRKKGITILIDNGVPLSFFKDTIHGAADYIDFVKFGWGTSLITKYLEEKIDSLRQNDVQFFFGGTLFEKFLSQDKIEDYYRYCKLYGCRYVEISNGTVRLSNKDKASFISDFSKEFHVFSEVGSKDSTLSSELESAEWIDYILEDLEAGAEKVITETRESGTSGLCKSDGEMRSQLIEEILHSGIASGDLIFEAPTKQLQTCFIEKIGPDANLANIPFQDAIPLETLRLGLRSDTFYLFD, from the coding sequence ATGATTTCTTCTGAACTGATACTGCCCGACAGGCAGCTTAAACCAAGAAAGAAAGGGATCACCATCCTGATCGATAACGGGGTTCCCTTGAGCTTTTTTAAAGATACGATTCACGGAGCGGCAGATTATATAGATTTTGTGAAATTTGGATGGGGAACGTCTTTGATTACGAAATATTTGGAGGAAAAAATCGATAGTCTTAGGCAGAATGACGTTCAATTCTTTTTTGGGGGAACGTTGTTTGAGAAGTTTTTAAGCCAGGATAAAATTGAAGATTACTACCGCTACTGCAAATTATATGGATGCCGTTATGTCGAAATATCAAACGGAACGGTCCGTCTCTCTAATAAAGATAAAGCAAGCTTTATTTCCGACTTTTCGAAAGAATTTCACGTGTTCAGCGAAGTCGGCAGCAAAGACAGCACCCTCAGCAGCGAGCTGGAGTCAGCCGAATGGATCGATTATATCCTCGAAGATCTTGAAGCCGGAGCCGAGAAAGTAATCACGGAAACGAGGGAAAGCGGCACGAGCGGGCTGTGCAAAAGCGATGGAGAAATGCGGTCCCAGCTTATTGAGGAGATCCTTCATTCCGGTATCGCTTCAGGGGATTTAATTTTTGAAGCGCCGACAAAACAGCTGCAGACGTGTTTCATTGAAAAAATCGGTCCTGACGCCAATTTGGCTAATATTCCGTTTCAAGATGCCATTCCGCTTGAAACGCTGAGACTGGGACTTCGATCAGATACATTTTATTTATTTGATTAG
- a CDS encoding YitT family protein, producing MGRKLKIVHAIVLGSVLQGLGMALFLFPNHIPSGGAAGIAVLLNFWFQVPHGLTVWAVNFSLLLTAVKWLEPVTVFGTMGAITMTSVSVQIFESCMPVMTTNNIWLDLFYGSVLLGAGVGLLYKYNISNGGFGALALMISIYRGGKPGTALFIMNAFIFLLTASVIAWGIVIQALICQWISTRIIDAIYQIRFRPLLMPIAGFRNKK from the coding sequence ATGGGAAGAAAACTCAAAATCGTACATGCTATTGTGTTGGGCAGCGTGTTGCAGGGTCTCGGTATGGCGCTGTTTTTGTTTCCGAACCATATTCCTTCAGGGGGCGCAGCCGGCATCGCTGTTTTGCTCAATTTCTGGTTTCAGGTTCCGCACGGATTAACCGTCTGGGCTGTCAACTTCTCGCTCCTTTTGACGGCCGTTAAATGGCTTGAACCCGTGACAGTCTTCGGGACGATGGGGGCGATTACCATGACGTCCGTTTCGGTGCAGATCTTCGAATCCTGTATGCCGGTTATGACGACGAACAATATCTGGCTGGATTTATTTTACGGCTCCGTCCTTTTGGGAGCGGGGGTTGGACTGCTATATAAATATAATATTTCTAACGGCGGTTTTGGCGCCTTGGCTTTAATGATATCGATTTACCGCGGCGGAAAACCGGGAACTGCGCTGTTTATCATGAATGCATTCATTTTTCTTTTGACCGCGTCTGTCATCGCCTGGGGAATCGTTATCCAGGCCTTAATCTGCCAATGGATTTCTACGAGGATCATCGATGCGATTTATCAGATTCGCTTCCGGCCGTTATTGATGCCTATCGCCGGTTTCCGCAACAAAAAATAG
- a CDS encoding mandelate racemase/muconate lactonizing enzyme family protein: MRIEKVDTFPLFHKLSSPYGDANGLKSYRTSYLIRITTASGLTGWGECADWLPALDAGFKKRIIPYLIGKEASNRTELITVIKKWHQRAASAVSMALTDITAKKAGLSVCELWGGKLREQIPVYASFQSYSDRPDWSRHSLRLIEKAVRAGFKAVKLKAGGKMFSEDLAHIQAFQEMTGQSTGLILDANQSYDQAAARKWETWFSGWQNVLWFEEPMPFDDLAEYRMLRSALSVPVAGGENVKGAKPFLPIFLENAVDIAQPDVMHCEGTDEFQTVLKLARHFGKRVSPHSYDGGLSRIYAAFGQACLPHWTKMDGEDIEPLEWDAMENPFAQIVPVSIKDGCIQVPDKIEIDTELVEAYVWDGSSYI, encoded by the coding sequence ATGCGCATAGAAAAGGTTGACACATTTCCGCTGTTCCACAAGCTTTCCTCCCCTTACGGCGATGCGAACGGATTGAAAAGCTACAGAACAAGCTATCTGATTCGGATTACGACAGCTTCAGGTCTGACAGGATGGGGAGAATGCGCGGATTGGCTGCCTGCTTTGGATGCAGGCTTTAAAAAACGGATCATTCCTTATTTAATTGGAAAAGAAGCGAGCAATCGAACGGAGCTGATCACTGTCATCAAAAAATGGCATCAGCGGGCCGCCTCTGCTGTAAGCATGGCTTTAACGGACATCACGGCGAAAAAAGCAGGCCTTTCGGTATGCGAATTATGGGGAGGAAAACTGCGGGAGCAGATCCCGGTATATGCGTCATTCCAATCGTATTCAGACAGGCCGGATTGGAGCCGCCATTCCCTCCGGCTTATCGAAAAGGCAGTTCGGGCCGGATTTAAGGCAGTCAAGCTGAAAGCGGGAGGCAAGATGTTTTCAGAAGACTTGGCACATATTCAGGCCTTCCAGGAGATGACAGGGCAAAGCACCGGACTGATCCTCGATGCAAACCAGAGTTATGATCAGGCCGCCGCGCGCAAGTGGGAAACGTGGTTTTCCGGCTGGCAAAACGTGCTTTGGTTTGAAGAGCCCATGCCGTTTGACGACCTAGCTGAATACCGGATGCTGCGCTCAGCGCTTTCTGTTCCGGTTGCCGGAGGAGAAAACGTAAAAGGCGCAAAGCCGTTTTTGCCGATTTTTCTGGAGAACGCAGTCGATATTGCCCAGCCCGATGTTATGCACTGTGAGGGCACGGACGAATTTCAAACCGTTCTGAAGCTCGCCAGGCATTTCGGAAAAAGGGTCTCTCCCCACAGCTATGACGGCGGACTTTCAAGAATATACGCCGCTTTCGGACAAGCCTGTTTACCGCATTGGACCAAAATGGACGGAGAAGATATCGAACCGCTTGAATGGGATGCGATGGAGAATCCGTTCGCACAAATCGTGCCCGTCAGCATAAAAGACGGCTGCATTCAAGTCCCCGACAAAATCGAAATTGATACAGAGCTCGTAGAAGCGTATGTGTGGGATGGCTCGTCTTACATCTGA
- a CDS encoding MFS transporter produces the protein MAEKQNSGMTVVAIGSIPLIMTLGNSMLIPILPKMKSELNLSQFQVSLVITVFSITAALFIPLLGYLADRFSRKVVIIPCLFLYGAGGILAGFASTTFANAFPWVLFGRGLQGLGAAGTAPIAMALTGDLFKGADESRVLGLVEASNGFGKVLSPILGSLIALIAWFWVFFAFPAFCIAPIILTWIFIKEKDKKKDPPPLGKYVKGLTSVFKHEGRWLFTAYLAGAVCLFTLFGILFYLSDVLEKEYHTDGVKKGLILAIPLLVMCTTSYITGSKIGQNQRLMKKMMVIGLALITVSYGTLSFFSALIPFISILVISSIGTGFVLPCVNSFITGAVGKERRGFVTSLYGSVRFLGVAIGPPIFGRLMEWSKLGMFMSIAGLTLIVGVLVLTMIHVKKEDTTKKGDKGLQPADAR, from the coding sequence ATGGCAGAAAAACAAAACTCTGGCATGACGGTTGTTGCTATCGGGTCGATCCCGTTGATTATGACGTTGGGAAATTCGATGCTGATTCCGATTTTGCCGAAAATGAAATCCGAACTCAATTTATCGCAATTTCAAGTCAGCCTTGTCATTACAGTGTTTTCGATCACTGCAGCGCTCTTTATTCCGCTGCTCGGTTATTTGGCCGACCGCTTCTCACGGAAAGTGGTGATTATTCCGTGCCTGTTCCTTTATGGGGCAGGGGGGATTCTTGCAGGGTTTGCATCGACGACCTTTGCGAATGCCTTCCCATGGGTGCTGTTCGGGAGAGGACTGCAAGGGCTCGGGGCAGCCGGTACAGCGCCGATCGCAATGGCGCTGACAGGAGACCTTTTTAAAGGGGCCGACGAAAGCCGGGTGCTCGGTCTTGTTGAAGCCTCGAACGGCTTCGGAAAAGTGCTGTCTCCTATTTTAGGATCATTGATTGCATTAATCGCTTGGTTTTGGGTGTTCTTTGCATTTCCGGCTTTTTGTATTGCGCCGATCATTTTGACTTGGATTTTTATTAAAGAAAAAGACAAGAAAAAAGATCCGCCGCCTCTTGGAAAATATGTAAAAGGGCTGACAAGCGTTTTTAAACATGAGGGCAGATGGCTTTTCACCGCATATCTCGCAGGAGCCGTCTGTTTGTTTACTCTGTTTGGCATCCTCTTTTACTTATCCGATGTTTTGGAAAAAGAATATCATACAGACGGCGTAAAAAAAGGGCTGATTTTGGCGATCCCTCTGCTTGTGATGTGTACAACATCATATATTACGGGCAGCAAAATCGGACAAAATCAGCGGCTGATGAAAAAGATGATGGTCATCGGACTCGCTCTGATTACGGTTTCCTACGGCACACTGTCTTTTTTCTCCGCGCTCATTCCTTTTATTTCGATCCTTGTCATCAGCAGCATCGGCACAGGCTTTGTTCTGCCATGTGTCAACAGCTTCATAACCGGGGCTGTCGGAAAAGAGAGGCGCGGCTTTGTGACATCTCTGTACGGTTCGGTCAGATTTTTAGGAGTCGCCATCGGACCGCCGATTTTCGGGAGACTGATGGAATGGTCGAAACTCGGCATGTTTATGTCCATAGCGGGCCTGACGTTGATTGTCGGTGTACTTGTGCTGACCATGATTCACGTCAAAAAGGAAGACACGACAAAAAAAGGGGACAAGGGGCTGCAGCCGGCTGACGCAAGATAG
- a CDS encoding glycosyltransferase family 2 protein encodes MNLQQPLLTIVVPCYNEEDVFAETAKQLTAVLDDLTADKLISSESKLLFVDDGSTDRTWPLIAMESTKNRYVTGLKLARNSGHQKALLAGLDKAKQKSDCVISIDADLQDDISAIRRFIEKYHEGYEIVYGVRRSRQTDTWFKRTTAGWFYKIMNKLGIQLVDNHADFRLLNKRALEELSRYAEANVFLRGLVPLIGLRSAKVYYDRKERMAGETKYPLKKMLSFAFHGITSFSVAPIRFFTLIGFFLFFLSCIAGIYAMIQKLLGYTNAGWASLIISIWFLGGLQLMGIGIIGEYIGTIFTEVKRRPRYAVDIDLYTERLGRREPEKRPETKLS; translated from the coding sequence TTGAATCTTCAACAGCCTTTGCTGACGATCGTCGTACCCTGTTATAACGAAGAGGACGTGTTTGCCGAAACCGCAAAACAGCTGACTGCGGTATTGGATGATCTCACAGCAGATAAACTGATTTCTTCAGAGAGCAAGCTTTTATTTGTCGATGATGGATCGACAGACCGCACATGGCCGCTGATTGCCATGGAAAGCACAAAAAACCGCTATGTGACAGGCTTGAAGCTGGCCCGTAATTCGGGACATCAAAAAGCTCTGTTAGCCGGACTCGATAAAGCAAAGCAAAAATCCGATTGCGTTATTTCAATCGATGCCGATCTTCAGGATGACATTTCGGCGATTCGCCGGTTTATCGAAAAATATCATGAAGGCTATGAAATCGTCTACGGTGTACGCCGAAGCCGCCAAACGGATACATGGTTTAAACGAACGACAGCCGGATGGTTCTACAAGATCATGAATAAGCTTGGCATCCAGCTGGTCGATAACCATGCCGACTTTCGGCTTTTAAATAAACGGGCGCTTGAGGAGCTCAGCCGCTATGCAGAAGCAAATGTTTTCCTGCGCGGTTTGGTGCCCCTGATCGGCCTTCGGTCGGCAAAAGTGTACTATGACCGAAAAGAGCGGATGGCTGGAGAAACGAAATATCCGCTGAAAAAAATGCTGTCTTTCGCTTTTCACGGGATTACGTCTTTCAGTGTCGCTCCGATCCGATTTTTTACCCTGATTGGCTTCTTCTTATTTTTCCTAAGCTGCATCGCGGGTATTTATGCAATGATTCAAAAACTGCTCGGGTATACGAATGCAGGCTGGGCTTCGCTGATCATTTCGATATGGTTTTTGGGCGGTCTGCAATTGATGGGGATCGGCATTATCGGCGAATATATCGGAACGATTTTCACCGAAGTGAAAAGAAGGCCGAGATATGCGGTGGATATCGATTTGTATACTGAACGGCTCGGCCGGCGCGAACCTGAAAAACGGCCGGAAACGAAGCTCAGCTGA
- a CDS encoding DUF6044 family protein: protein MDVVFVSLFVKKLSREKRYLIFAFSVILLYVLPLYILNEDAHIRVHDNLDSNIAWYKVLAESGQLLGGVKAVIPQIINGLPRDAYGTEWSGIVWLHALFPSMTAYALSQTITRVFAFVGMYLLLKSHVIRDEKAYFIRIAVSLAFALTPFWPSGMLSTLGHPLALWAFLNIRAGNDSWKEWSTLALLPLYSSFVLGFFFFLAAVSLIWLYDLVTKRSFNLRFLGSIALMTGIFLAIEYRLVYSVFASGETMHRVEFISSRHDILHSFRLSFKNFVLGHNHVMTVHTAVILPLIVLTFGLVVARQRKKRPSEEKLFIFLFILNYALSLWYALWFNKLWALPKEKISLLSAFNFARFHFLRPLVIYASFAVACYILWKMGKRWRRFVHAALIAQLLVLIPFHEELTYGAYHHAPSFREFYASDQFKQIKRFIGRPTDSYRVASIGLHPAIAQYNGFYTLDTYANIYPLKYKYQFRKIIAKELDKNPALKRYFDEWGSRCYLFVDELGKHYAFKKSTKKKITNLELNTEAFKKMGGQYIFSSVPIMNAEQNKLAFLKRFSHPQSAWNIYVYEAK, encoded by the coding sequence ATGGATGTGGTATTCGTGTCGTTATTCGTCAAAAAGTTGAGCAGAGAAAAGCGATATTTGATTTTCGCATTCAGTGTCATTCTTCTCTATGTCCTTCCGCTTTACATATTAAATGAAGACGCTCATATCCGTGTGCATGACAACCTGGATTCCAATATCGCCTGGTATAAGGTGCTGGCCGAAAGCGGGCAGCTGCTCGGCGGCGTTAAAGCCGTCATTCCGCAAATCATCAACGGGTTGCCGCGGGACGCTTACGGAACGGAATGGAGCGGCATTGTCTGGCTTCACGCCTTGTTTCCTTCGATGACCGCATATGCTTTAAGCCAGACGATCACGAGGGTGTTTGCCTTTGTCGGGATGTACCTGCTGCTGAAAAGCCATGTGATTCGCGATGAAAAGGCGTATTTCATCAGAATCGCCGTATCGCTGGCATTTGCCCTGACACCCTTTTGGCCTTCAGGAATGCTTAGTACGCTTGGTCACCCTTTGGCCTTATGGGCTTTTTTAAACATCAGGGCAGGGAACGACTCATGGAAAGAGTGGTCAACCCTTGCGCTTTTACCGCTTTACTCAAGCTTTGTGCTCGGTTTCTTCTTTTTCCTTGCCGCCGTTTCGCTGATTTGGCTTTATGATTTGGTCACAAAGCGCAGCTTTAACCTTCGCTTTCTCGGAAGTATCGCTCTTATGACAGGCATATTCCTGGCGATAGAATACCGGCTTGTTTATTCGGTTTTCGCTTCAGGCGAAACGATGCATCGCGTTGAATTTATTTCGTCCAGGCATGACATCCTTCATTCGTTTCGGTTGTCCTTTAAAAATTTCGTGCTCGGCCACAATCATGTCATGACCGTCCATACGGCAGTGATACTGCCTTTGATTGTGCTCACTTTCGGGCTCGTCGTTGCTAGACAACGCAAAAAGCGGCCAAGCGAAGAAAAGCTGTTCATCTTTTTATTCATTTTAAATTATGCGCTTTCTTTATGGTATGCCCTCTGGTTCAACAAGCTGTGGGCGCTTCCAAAGGAAAAGATCAGTCTGCTTTCGGCATTCAATTTCGCCCGTTTCCACTTTTTGCGCCCTCTTGTGATATACGCAAGCTTTGCCGTTGCATGCTACATATTGTGGAAAATGGGGAAGAGATGGCGGCGTTTTGTTCATGCCGCACTAATCGCCCAGCTGCTTGTGCTTATTCCGTTTCATGAAGAGCTGACTTACGGCGCATACCACCACGCCCCAAGCTTTCGGGAATTTTATGCATCAGATCAGTTTAAACAGATCAAACGATTCATCGGCCGTCCTACCGATTCCTACCGGGTGGCGAGCATCGGCCTGCATCCGGCGATTGCGCAGTATAACGGCTTCTACACACTTGATACGTATGCCAATATTTATCCACTGAAATACAAGTATCAATTCCGGAAAATCATCGCCAAAGAGCTTGATAAAAATCCGGCCCTGAAGCGCTATTTCGATGAGTGGGGGAGCCGCTGCTACTTGTTTGTTGACGAGCTTGGAAAACATTACGCGTTCAAAAAGAGCACAAAGAAAAAAATCACGAACCTGGAGTTAAACACTGAAGCATTCAAAAAAATGGGGGGACAATATATTTTTTCTTCAGTTCCGATTATGAATGCAGAACAAAACAAGCTTGCGTTTTTAAAGCGGTTCAGCCACCCGCAGTCCGCTTGGAACATCTATGTATATGAAGCGAAATAA
- the gltD gene encoding glutamate synthase small subunit encodes MGKATGFMEFKREKPAERDPLTRINDWNEYSSPFSEEASKRQGARCMDCGTPFCQIGMDIGGYTSGCPIHNLIPEWNDLVYKGRWKEALDRLLKTNNFPEFTGRVCPAPCEGSCTVAISDPAVSIKGIERTIIDKGFENGWIQPRIPKKRSGKKIAIVGSGPAGLASADQLNQAGHSVTVYERSDRPGGLLMYGIPSMKLEKSVVERRIKLLTQEGVDFVTNTEIGKDITADELKEQYDAIILCTGAQKQRDLLIEGREAKGVHFAMDYLTGTIKSMLDSNFKDKQFINTKNKDVIVIGGGDTGADCVATALRQKARSVVQFGKHPKLPDTRTAENMWPEQPHVHTLDYAYEEAQAVFGNDPRQYSIQTKKLVADKNGHLKELHTIQMKKVKNDQGKFEFHEIPGTEKVWPAQYVFIAIGFEGTEQPLLEQFGVNTVRNKVDAAYGEFKTNVDGVFAAGDARRGQSLIVWAIHEGREVAREVDKYLMGSSVLP; translated from the coding sequence ATGGGCAAAGCAACAGGATTTATGGAATTCAAGCGGGAAAAGCCTGCTGAACGCGATCCTCTCACACGGATAAACGACTGGAACGAATATTCGTCTCCATTTTCTGAGGAAGCATCAAAAAGACAGGGAGCGCGCTGCATGGACTGCGGCACCCCCTTTTGCCAAATCGGCATGGATATAGGCGGTTATACGTCAGGATGTCCGATTCACAATTTAATCCCTGAATGGAACGACCTCGTTTACAAGGGAAGGTGGAAAGAAGCGCTTGACCGCCTTCTAAAGACAAACAATTTCCCTGAATTCACTGGGCGGGTCTGTCCGGCGCCTTGTGAGGGCTCTTGTACGGTGGCGATTTCCGATCCGGCCGTATCCATCAAAGGGATCGAACGGACGATTATTGACAAAGGATTTGAAAACGGATGGATTCAGCCGCGAATTCCGAAAAAACGGAGCGGCAAGAAAATCGCGATAGTCGGCTCAGGGCCTGCCGGTCTTGCAAGCGCCGATCAATTGAACCAGGCGGGGCATTCGGTCACTGTTTATGAGCGCAGCGACCGCCCGGGAGGCCTGTTAATGTACGGCATCCCGAGCATGAAGCTCGAAAAAAGCGTTGTCGAACGCCGCATCAAACTGTTGACACAGGAAGGCGTCGACTTTGTCACCAATACGGAAATCGGCAAAGATATTACAGCCGACGAACTAAAAGAACAGTACGATGCGATTATCCTTTGCACAGGGGCCCAAAAACAGCGCGATCTCTTGATTGAAGGCCGTGAAGCAAAAGGTGTCCACTTTGCCATGGACTATTTAACAGGCACCATTAAAAGCATGCTCGATTCGAATTTTAAAGATAAGCAGTTTATCAATACGAAAAATAAAGACGTCATCGTCATCGGCGGCGGTGACACGGGGGCAGACTGCGTTGCAACGGCCCTGCGCCAAAAAGCGCGAAGCGTCGTCCAATTCGGCAAGCATCCGAAGCTGCCCGATACAAGGACCGCCGAAAATATGTGGCCGGAACAGCCGCATGTCCATACGCTGGACTATGCCTATGAAGAGGCGCAAGCAGTATTCGGAAACGATCCGAGACAATATTCGATCCAAACAAAAAAGCTTGTCGCAGATAAAAACGGCCATTTGAAAGAACTGCATACGATTCAAATGAAAAAAGTAAAGAATGATCAAGGGAAATTTGAGTTCCACGAAATTCCGGGAACGGAAAAAGTATGGCCTGCTCAATACGTCTTTATCGCCATCGGCTTTGAAGGAACGGAACAGCCGCTGCTTGAGCAGTTCGGGGTAAATACGGTGAGAAATAAAGTTGACGCAGCATACGGGGAATTTAAAACAAATGTCGATGGAGTCTTCGCAGCAGGGGATGCGAGAAGAGGACAAAGCCTGATCGTTTGGGCGATTCACGAGGGACGCGAAGTCGCCCGTGAAGTTGACAAATATTTAATGGGGAGCTCTGTACTGCCTTAA